In the genome of Arachis stenosperma cultivar V10309 chromosome 6, arast.V10309.gnm1.PFL2, whole genome shotgun sequence, the window TGAACAGAGCTTCTTCGCTCTCATCAATGCTTCCAGAGGTAAACACTACTAAACGACACTTCATAGTTCATTCTCTATCTTTTTGGAGTGTATAAATTTGAAATCAAGGTTAATGAATTTGAGTTTGTTGAATGCGATGTTGTAATGTGATTGATTGTGACGCAATTCTGGCTTGTGGATAGAATTTGTCTGCTTTGTTGTTGTTTGCATTTGCCCTAAGATGTTGTCTCAGTCTCTGTAACTGCCTATATTGTGCTAACTTAAAACTCTATCTTTGGAGAGAGTGTTGTTTTAAGAGTGgtgattttgtttatttttcatGCTTGGAATGGTAATTAATTAAGAATTGGATTCGGTTCGATTCCATTTTTGTTGTGTCATATCTCCTGTGTTTTAGAAATCTTGTTGTTGCTGCTTTTGGCGGGATTCGTGAATCATTTCATTCCAAATGCTCTTTTGGATTGTAGAGATATATGTATTTCGAAGATCTGTTCAGTTTTGACAAACCTTTCATGTATATGGCATACAAAAGTATCAAGTAGGACTTTGCAATTATAGgccattttgtttttaattttttttgttggtttgtTTGAGGTAACATTTATGTTCCCCGTTGACGGCgttttgatgaatgaaaataaggATAGATATGTGCTATTGGTGACATAATGTTGACGTTTTGTTAACGTTATCTATGAGATATTCTTTCGGAAATTTCTCCTTCTACTTAGAATGGTTTGTGGGATTCACATGTCTATAGATTCATAGGAATGATTTCTAGAAAAGCAATAGATAAATTACATGAATAATTCAAAATTGTTAGGCAATATGTGTTATGACTCTGTATATGGTTTTTGGTTAATGTTCAATACTGTTGGGTTTATTCTTTTTAGAGATAAAAAGTATTGGATCTGTTCTTGATTAGAATCCTTGGAAAATCCTTTTGTTCCCCTTCCAGATGATGTAAGATGATGAGACCACAACAATGAAAACTCAGTCTCAAACAAtatccaattttatagaatCACAATCAGGATATATTTGCTTTAATACCAATAGTTGGAATTCTATATTCATATTCGGAATTTATAAAACAAGGAGAAATGTCTGGGTAGGCAGTGCCTCCTAGATCATTTATTAGACTTACCTTTTAACGTTTGACCTGTATAATACAAGTGAAGCTTGAAAGGATTTATCcgttttatattaaaaaattgggGGAATGATCCAATTGGCTGAtaaaacttaatttcaaaacCTCTATTTGAATTCCTACCGgaaatggaaaaagaaaaagaaatcgCTTCTTGAGGATTTTCCGGAGATAAGGGAAGAGGGTATCTTTGACCAATACTAAACGCTTGTTTGATTCCTGTTGCAAATGTGAAAGTTCATTTCAAGGTACTTCCAATGAAATGAGCTCCTCTGGTCAAGCGAACTTTGTGTTTATATTTAATGCCGATGTGCATTAAGGTGAATAAAACTATTGGTTTCTTTGTCCTAAAGTTTCATctggttttgtaaaaattacaACAGTAATGTTTTTGCATTGCTGTATAAAAACCTCTTTCCAAGTATTCAATAGAGCAAACAGGTTCGCAGGCTAGTAACCGCCATACACTCTTCCTTGTACTCAATAGAGTATGAAACAAAAACACCGAGTACTCACTGTGTCTGAGTTGCTAATTAGTTCTAATCATGGATCCAATTCCAAAACCTCCAAAGAAGCGAAGGCCCTATGTGATTCATCTAGAATCGCCCCCGCCTTTGTCAGTAACGCCTGAAGCAACCCTATCACAACACTCTTCACTAACCCTACCTCCGTCGGTGATCCCACTATTTCCTTCAGAGGAGAATCTTGCGAAGTGCCGGAACCAGGGTGAGATTAGAGACATGTTTGAATGCTATAAGCAAATGAAATTATGCTTGTTGAATAAAGAGGGTTCATTCATGGCTGACCTTGAACAGAGCTATCTTGCTCTGATATCTGCTGCCAAAGGTAACTATTGCGgttatggcttatgaatttgttCAACATGAATGATTTTCGTCGaatttgatttactatgttGATTTCGATCTTGTGTTGGATTTGATTGTGATGAAATTATGGAATTGTCATTAATTTTAGGGAAGGGGAACGTTGCCACAAATTCATTAGGGAACCTTTGTTTGAGAAGATTTTGACTTGAATTCACTGGTCTAgcccaaaaaaaaaatgttattttgtGACTGTCTTCTGCTGTGCGAGATTTAACTTCGTGTTTAAcatatttatttgaaaaaagttcttttctttcttgtttaGAAAGATATATTATTAAGAATGAATTTTGCATTAAGAAATCTTATCCTTGCTGTTTTTGGTGGGATTTGTAGATCATTTCATTTCGGATGCTCTGTTGAGCCGTTaagttttaattatttcaattaTGTTAAATTTTGCCAAGTCTCTATGATGTATTTTACAAAGAACAGTGTCAAATATACAGTTGTAGGATATTCTTAAATGCTTAAATGAATGTTTTGTTGAATGGAAATGCTTAAATGTCATCTTTACTGAGATGTAGTTATGTGCTATAAATCACATGTTAATGTTTTCTCATACATTAGTTTAAGTATTAATACTTGTTTGAGAGCTGCAATTCTtttggtttgggattgttgtaTGTATACAGGTATTAGTATTCCTGCTGATACTGGCACAGATATAGGTATTGGATAATTTGgaaaaatttctaaaaactAGAGTATGGGTAGGGGAGGAGTATAGCAATATTAATCATAAGACAAATAGAATTTCCTTAATTTGTTATTTCAATATTTTCAAGAATGCACCTTTATAAATCGATTTAGCTGTAAATATGTGCTTTTTATAATGATTAACATGTACCAGGGTTATTGAATAGCAAGGTTTTAAAATTAAGTATTGGGTAAATACCCATGTGTAAACAAGCAAGTGCTGATATTGGACATGTGGCACACACATGAGATCTATTTATTTGTACTATTCATTGGGAAACAtatctctatttttatttttccatttcCATTTATAGAAAATTATTAAGTCTTTTCAAATCTTAGACAATGATTTTGGTTGATACAGTTTTTGCAATAATTACAATATTACATTTACATAGTTGCTGTTGTGTTTTCTACTTTGGCCCATTGGAAATAGAGAAAACAACTATTTGCTGTTTTCTGATTTGCTCCTGATTGAGTATGTAAACTGCAAGTAATCAATGCTCTATTTCCAACAATTGAGTAAAGGATAGAAATTTTCCTGGTTGAAATTCTCTAGCCAATAATGAAACTTTTACATTGTGACAGGTTGTTTGAGTGCACAAAGAATCGCGGCTGATGTTATTCCTCGATATGCATTCCACTGTCCAACAGCTTTAGAAGCTGCAGCTAAAGTGGTTATCAATATGTATAACTGGAGTTCCACACTAATCAGTAGAGGAGAAGATGCTGATGGTGTTGCATTTGAAAATGCTAGAGCTTGTATTTTTGGCTTAGCTGATATTTGCTGTGCTGCTTCTTCAGTGGCACCAAAATCTGCTGTAATCAGAGGAATTTGCTCTGCAGTTTTTCAGAATGTGCTATCCTTTTTCATATCTTTACTTGAGGGAAAGGACGCCTTACAGGTGTTTGATAAGAGTTTCCTGAAAATGCAAGATTCCCCTGATGAATTTTCTAAGTTGAAGCAAAAAGTTTTAGATGAAGATGAGTCCTCATTGACTAAATTGTCAAAACTCCATGCAGTATGTTTATTTTGGATATTCTTCTCTTGCCCAAAAGACATGCTTGCAGCTTGTTTGGAGCTCTTAGGCTCTGCCACAAAGGAGGGTGCCTCTGAACAAGGACAATGTTTTCTGAGCCTGGTGACTAGAAATGTTTTGGTTGATGAAGCAGTTTGCCTTCAGGATAATGTTAATGGCGGATCTAAGCCAGTTACAGGTTCAACAGATTCAGCTATCCGCGAAAACGAGGTTGATGAGGAAATAATGACAGATGTCATCCGAGTTGCCGATGTTGATTCGTCTATTCCAAAGAGTTGCTTGCTCACACTGGTAATATTTCATATTAAAATGCAAGCCCCCTAATATGTCATGCGTGTTATAATAATTTAGCGAGTGATGATTTCTCCCCCTCTGTTGTAGATGTGATTAAAGTGATTATATTTAAGCAGCATAAAAAATGATTCTCCTTAgttccttgttttcttcaagGAAAACAATTAATTGATCTGTACTTTGTATGAGTTGTTATTGATCTTTTTGCTTGCACtgtttttttctattttttagaaCTTACTAGCATCGTCATTGCTGGTGATATTGAAGGATGTCTGTTTAAGAACTTTTGCTTGAATCCATTTAACTGTAAGTTTCTAGTTCTGATTGCTTGTTACTTGTGATGCCTTCTCATTGCCTTTCTCCATACAGGTCCTCGACAAAGATCCCTCACTACAGAAATGGATGTCACGCAAATCTAAGAAGTTATTGGACTTGCCTACTACTGCTTCAATGGAAATTACAGCAGTACTTCTAGGAATTCTTGGAAAGTTTGTTCCACAAACTGATTTGGAAGACTACCAACCAGATAGTGATGAAGATAGATCTGATTCTTCGATTTACACAAATAGGAACTATGCGGTACCTAGGATTTCAGAGGAACGTGACAGTATTGGTGAAACATCTGGAAGAGGTAGCAAATTAAGAGTTAATGTTTGGGTCTTCTAATGATTGTTTTTAAATACTATATCTTTCCCACCTAAATGCTTAAATgcttattattaaaattttatttggtCTCAAATAAGTGTCAATTAGAGAAGTTAGACAATATCAATTAATTTTTCCTGTAATAACCCTATTAAAATGAAGGAGAGAGAATAAGCGGGAAGAGATAGTAAGTATAAGACAAGAGTAGTTTATAAGGGTGGTTTAGTACAATCAATTTAATATCATCTAAAATCAACAAGTTCTCAATTTTTCCGTAATCCATGCTTGTAATTAAAATGGACACTTATTTGAGACCAGAGTTAGTATTTGATAGCTAATTGCTTTGCAGTTTCTCTTGGCACCAACCCTGTATCAAAAGTAGGTTCGCATTTCGACAATGGAGCTTCAAGGCCCATGGGCATTGAGATGGGGGAGGGAGGGAGTATGTCCCATGCTAGATGTTCCACACCTAGGGATTCAGCAACCCATCAAATAACCTCATCTTCAATGAAGACACCATTTGGCTCTAGGAGTAATTCATTTGAAGGTATAAATGATTTACCAAATGTTGAGAAAAACCATGTTTCTAAATTTTAGTTCAATTCACCTCCATTGAGATGTTCTAGTGGAGTGTTAGAAGCATTATGATACCTCCTAATCACCATTTTATGTCATCAGCTGCTTCAACAAAAAGTCAAACTGTCTGGTGCCTTGATGGGGATCCTGCTGCCATGGATATTGTCTCTGCTTCAACAAGGCTCTGGGTTGGTTTTATACCACCTGACGTGCCTGAAAGCCATATTAGGTTTCAATCAGAAAGATATGGTCAAATTGAACGGTTTGTTTTCTTCCCCATGAAAGGTTTTGCCTTTGTTGAGTACAGAAGAATCATTGATGCAATCAAAGCTAGACACTATCTACCGGGAAACTTCCCGTGTCGTGTAAGATTCATCGATACAGGATTTGGAACTAGGGGTGCAATGAATGGTGTTGCAATTGgctctagttctcatatctatGTTGGAAATATTTCTTCTCAATGGGCCAAGGATGAGATCCTACATGAATCAagaaaagtaatccataaaggTCCTCCTGCACTTATTGATCTCAGCTGTGAGTGTGCATTACTTATGGAATTTGAAACTCCTGAAGAAGCTACCTCTGTCATGTTGCATCTGAGACAGTTTCGAAGAGAAAGAAGCAACTATAACTTACATTTTGGCCCAGGAACAGTTAATGCTGGAATTGGGCACCCGTATATGGACGGTTCAAGGTCTGCATCTGCCCCTTCCCATCCTGACCTTAAAGTTAGCATCCCAACAAACATGTCACATGGTATTTCTGGATCACCTCATGCTCGAACGTTATCAGCTGGATCACCTCATGCTCGAACCTTACCCGTGAGCCCTGCTGACAGTTCTCGCACAAGGATGTCTCACTTGTCTTCGTTGCTAGCTTCATTGTGtacaaaatacaatattaaTCAAAACATAGGTCTCCATGATCACTATATGACTGGAACTGGTAACAGTTATGCTCCTTCGATGCGTGATGAAGATACAGCACCATCGAGTACTTTGTGGATAACTATTCCATGGAGTAGCTCTCAATTCCTCACAGATGATGAACTAATGACTATCtgcaatcttgctattggaggcTCTGGCTCCATTTTGCGCTTGACACAGGCAAACATGCAGATGCCGTGTGGTTGGTTTGTTGAATGCAGTAATACTGATGGTGCAGTTTCTGTTCTAAAGAATCTTCGTAGTTGTCCAGGGTTGTTCTTCCAAGTAGAATTCAGGTGAGACAAgatttctttaattttagtCCACACTCAAACACAAGTATATTTAATGATTTACGTGGTTAGTTCATGTTTTTCATTCCCCTCCCCCCTCCTTTTCCCTCCAAacacaaaacaacaaattcGTGAATGAGAAAGTTGATTTGTTAATAGTCTACAAGTACAGAGAAGGGTGTTTTAAGATATGAAACCATTCATGTGGTTTAAGTTTGCAGGAGGTTTGATTCAATAATAAAAACCACGCTCAAACCTTCATTACCATTAGTTAGATAGGATGTAGGAGTGTAATCCATGCCACCTTTGATTCTTCTACATCTAAGTTAAATATTGAATTTCACCAGAGTATGGCTCCATGACTCATGCTTAGATGGTCTGTTAGGAGATGGTGAAACCCATAATGAGGCTTCGCATAACAGTTTTTGCTCTTCAAAGAACCTTGacatataaataaaatagaatatacATTCCAACATTAATTCTTGTATTATATGCATTCCCAAAAAAGTGTTATTCGGTGATGTGAAATAATTGTTTTACAGAAGTTGCTTGATCATGAACTCTGTTTCCATTAGTGACCAAGGGTTTGTTTAAAATAAGCCCTCGGGATGGTTATGTACTTACTAACTTATGTGGTTATTGTTCTCTCGTTTTTATGAAGTAAATCTGGAAATCAGACTGCTGGACCTTCTTCAGCCAAACCAGAGGGCAACTCCATGGAACTTGTATCCCCCAGAACAAATTCCCAGAATCACAGTAGTGGAATACACCGTGCACCTCCACCCCAGTCGAACTGGCATTTTCCTGGTTCCAGTAACATGCCAGAAGTTGGAGCAAGGAAAACTGATGGTTATGATAATGTATCACTAGACACTCATCAAGGAGGTAATATTTTTATGCTGACTAAATCGTTCTGGTTTTGCTTTTTCTGGAGATATTTTACACATACAAGTGCAAATACTGTATTCTGAATTGtgttcatttttttaaaattgggTTATTTCTATACCAGCTAACATTCAACATATGTACTCTGGAACTCAAGGACCTTCCATTCCGCCACCACAACAAATTCAGTCAGCTCCCTTCATTCGCCCTGTTTATGCCCCTCCAAATGGTCCGTGGGATCCACGTGGAATAAATAATCCTTTACCTGCCAATCACTTCACGCCTGGAGTGATGCCTAATAATCATTTACCATTTATACCTGCTTCAGTAACTCCACTTGCTCACATCCAGGGAACCCCAATGCATCCTTATGGCCAGCTGATGCCCCCACCAGTAATGGCACCACCTTTGGCTTCCTTACCACATCCTCAGCTTGAAATtccacctccacctccacctccacctccacctccacctGCACGTCTGCCTTCTCCACCACCCTTGCCCCAAACTCAGCCACCCATGGTTCCTCCACCACCTGGTTCTCCTCCACCTCCTCCTCCACCTCCTCCTCCACCATTGCCTGCTCAGGAAGCAGTTAGTATGGAATGTTCAGGGCAGTCTCTGCAGTATCAGTGGCAGGGGGCTCTTTGTAAAAGCGGGGTTAACTACTGCACAATTTATGCATGCCGAGCAGATTCAAATCTTTGCaaatacacaaatgccacaccTGAACCTTCTGAGTATGAATCATCTTTGTTTCCTCAACGTTCAAAATCTCGTTTTCTTTAATTTAGGCCAGTTTAAATAGATGTTCCTCTGTTGCAGGTGGCCCACAAAACTAGACATGACTAAACGCACTGATATTCGACATGTGAAATCAACATTTGCAGCTACACCACCTAACAGGGTAAGTTTTCAAATATCCCTTGGCTGATCTTCCCTTCCCAACCATCTCATGCTCACTGTTTCATGGGGAGTTAGGATCTAGCTATTATTATCAGtctagttattattattattatcagtattttgaaattttctatTTCAATTGTTTAGACTCCTACACCTAGCCCTACTTGGAATAGCTATCctagtttatttttaattcttagATCTGGTTTGCTTGCCTTAGTAGTAGAATTATTTGAGGATTTTTGCTATTGTTTGATTATCGAACATTAGGAATTGAATATCTATCTTTGAGAGTGCTTAAGCCAATGTATGCATGTGAATTATATCCAAAATTAAGTATGAACAGCATTCATTTAGCCTACTCTCCTTGCATTTCAACATCGTGTTTTGAACTTTTGATCTTCCATTTAATGTTTCTTTGTATCTCTTTGGTTAGATTAGTCGTTCACTTATTAAAATCCTCAATAGctaatatatctaaaatttctgaaataacaacaacaaaaaatccTTTGTGAAGTTTGTGTTTTATTTGCTAGAATTACTTTGGTAGTCTTTTTCTTCTCGGCAGCCATGAAATGTTAGGAGTTGCGTCTGCATTTGCCATCCATTTTTTGAAACTAACTATGCTTTCATGGCATTGGCTTCTATGCAGAGGGAAGTGTGCCGTTTAATCccatcttccccaagtgaacaCAAACGGGTATGTATGAAATATACTTCTTtctttaaagaaaaattaattaatatacttATTTGTAACATGAGATCCATCCCCTTTTGCGGTGCTCTGTTGTTTTTTAAATCTTACTCTAAATATGTGcacccaaaaagaaaaaaaaaaatcttagtCTATATGCTATTAACCATTTAACAGTGAATTGGGAAATGTATTTTGTGGTTAACCGAGCCCCATTCATGTCATTGATCCTCCTATATGTGTTCACCAGTTTCAGGATTTCATAACATACTTAAAGCAGAGGGATTGTGCCGGAGTCATTAAAATCCCAGCCGCAAAATCCATGTGGGCAAGGCTGCTCTTCATACTCCCATACTCGCCTGAAACATGCACTTTGCTTTCTATTGCACCACATCCATCTGATTGCCTCATCGCTTTGGTTCTTCCAAAAGAAATGAACTTTGAGTGGGCATGATACTATGATAGTTGTTGTGGATGAAATAGGATTTGTAATTATGTAATGAATgaaatttcaataaaatgtAGTGTGAAAATAAAGTTATGAGAAGTCAAAATATTAGTTTATGAAATACTAATTTAcctgtaatatatatataactccTCCTTAGAAGTCAAAATATTAGTTTATGAAATACTAATATAcctgtaatatatatatataactccTCCTTTACAGTCAGCATGTCAATTGTCACTACCGCTATCCCACTCTTCTCTTAATCTCCGCCCCCATCCAAATCTATAACCATATTAGAATCTATTCATTTACGCCAATATATTCAGTTAGCAATCTAAACCAAAATTTCCGTTTCCaggataatttatttttaattttccatTTTATTAATTGATGTTGTGTGTTTGTGTCAACGTTATCCCAAAC includes:
- the LOC130935544 gene encoding uncharacterized protein LOC130935544 isoform X2, which translates into the protein MASAEQPLKKRKHYDTLPESPPPPPPSEEVPPPPSPPQSPQTLPRPPTPPPPPLSQDEVVTKRRNKDEVRTVFECYRRIKLFLSKKESAFIHDIEQSFFALINASRGCLSAQRIAADVIPRYAFHCPTALEAAAKVVINMYNWSSTLISRGEDADGVAFENARACIFGLADICCAASSVAPKSAVIRGICSAVFQNVLSFFISLLEGKDALQVFDKSFLKMQDSPDEFSKLKQKVLDEDESSLTKLSKLHAVCLFWIFFSCPKDMLAACLELLGSATKEGASEQGQCFLSLVTRNVLVDEAVCLQDNVNGGSKPVTGSTDSAIRENEVDEEIMTDVIRVADVDSSIPKSCLLTLVLDKDPSLQKWMSRKSKKLLDLPTTASMEITAVLLGILGKFVPQTDLEDYQPDSDEDRSDSSIYTNRNYAVPRISEERDSIGETSGRVGSHFDNGASRPMGIEMGEGGSMSHARCSTPRDSATHQITSSSMKTPFGSRSNSFEAASTKSQTVWCLDGDPAAMDIVSASTRLWVGFIPPDVPESHIRFQSERYGQIERFVFFPMKGFAFVEYRRIIDAIKARHYLPGNFPCRVRFIDTGFGTRGAMNGVAIGSSSHIYVGNISSQWAKDEILHESRKVIHKGPPALIDLSCECALLMEFETPEEATSVMLHLRQFRRERSNYNLHFGPGTVNAGIGHPYMDGSRSASAPSHPDLKVSIPTNMSHGISGSPHARTLSAGSPHARTLPVSPADSSRTRMSHLSSLLASLCTKYNINQNIGLHDHYMTGTGNSYAPSMRDEDTAPSSTLWITIPWSSSQFLTDDELMTICNLAIGGSGSILRLTQANMQMPCGWFVECSNTDGAVSVLKNLRSCPGLFFQVEFSKSGNQTAGPSSAKPEGNSMELVSPRTNSQNHSSGIHRAPPPQSNWHFPGSSNMPEVGARKTDGYDNVSLDTHQGANIQHMYSGTQGPSIPPPQQIQSAPFIRPVYAPPNGPWDPRGINNPLPANHFTPGVMPNNHLPFIPASVTPLAHIQGTPMHPYGQLMPPPVMAPPLASLPHPQLEIPPPPPPPPPPPPARLPSPPPLPQTQPPMVPPPPGSPPPPPPPPPPPLPAQEAVSMECSGQSLQYQWQGALCKSGVNYCTIYACRADSNLCKYTNATPEPSEWPTKLDMTKRTDIRHVKSTFAATPPNRREVCRLIPSSPSEHKRFQDFITYLKQRDCAGVIKIPAAKSMWARLLFILPYSPETCTLLSIAPHPSDCLIALVLPKEMNFEWA
- the LOC130935544 gene encoding uncharacterized protein LOC130935544 isoform X1, whose amino-acid sequence is MASAEQPLKKRKHYDTLPESPPPPPPSEEVPPPPSPPQSPQTLPRPPTPPPPPLSQDEVVTKRRNKDEVRTVFECYRRIKLFLSKKESAFIHDIEQSFFALINASRGCLSAQRIAADVIPRYAFHCPTALEAAAKVVINMYNWSSTLISRGEDADGVAFENARACIFGLADICCAASSVAPKSAVIRGICSAVFQNVLSFFISLLEGKDALQVFDKSFLKMQDSPDEFSKLKQKVLDEDESSLTKLSKLHAVCLFWIFFSCPKDMLAACLELLGSATKEGASEQGQCFLSLVTRNVLVDEAVCLQDNVNGGSKPVTGSTDSAIRENEVDEEIMTDVIRVADVDSSIPKSCLLTLVLDKDPSLQKWMSRKSKKLLDLPTTASMEITAVLLGILGKFVPQTDLEDYQPDSDEDRSDSSIYTNRNYAVPRISEERDSIGETSGRVSLGTNPVSKVGSHFDNGASRPMGIEMGEGGSMSHARCSTPRDSATHQITSSSMKTPFGSRSNSFEAASTKSQTVWCLDGDPAAMDIVSASTRLWVGFIPPDVPESHIRFQSERYGQIERFVFFPMKGFAFVEYRRIIDAIKARHYLPGNFPCRVRFIDTGFGTRGAMNGVAIGSSSHIYVGNISSQWAKDEILHESRKVIHKGPPALIDLSCECALLMEFETPEEATSVMLHLRQFRRERSNYNLHFGPGTVNAGIGHPYMDGSRSASAPSHPDLKVSIPTNMSHGISGSPHARTLSAGSPHARTLPVSPADSSRTRMSHLSSLLASLCTKYNINQNIGLHDHYMTGTGNSYAPSMRDEDTAPSSTLWITIPWSSSQFLTDDELMTICNLAIGGSGSILRLTQANMQMPCGWFVECSNTDGAVSVLKNLRSCPGLFFQVEFSKSGNQTAGPSSAKPEGNSMELVSPRTNSQNHSSGIHRAPPPQSNWHFPGSSNMPEVGARKTDGYDNVSLDTHQGANIQHMYSGTQGPSIPPPQQIQSAPFIRPVYAPPNGPWDPRGINNPLPANHFTPGVMPNNHLPFIPASVTPLAHIQGTPMHPYGQLMPPPVMAPPLASLPHPQLEIPPPPPPPPPPPPARLPSPPPLPQTQPPMVPPPPGSPPPPPPPPPPPLPAQEAVSMECSGQSLQYQWQGALCKSGVNYCTIYACRADSNLCKYTNATPEPSEWPTKLDMTKRTDIRHVKSTFAATPPNRREVCRLIPSSPSEHKRFQDFITYLKQRDCAGVIKIPAAKSMWARLLFILPYSPETCTLLSIAPHPSDCLIALVLPKEMNFEWA
- the LOC130935544 gene encoding uncharacterized protein LOC130935544 isoform X3 yields the protein MASAEQPLKKRKHYDTLPESPPPPPPSEEVPPPPSPPQSPQTLPRPPTPPPPPLSQDEVVTKRRNKDEVRTVFECYRRIKLFLSKKESAFIHDIEQSFFALINASRGCLSAQRIAADVIPRYAFHCPTALEAAAKVVINMYNWSSTLISRGEDADGVAFENARACIFGLADICCAASSVAPKSAVIRGICSAVFQNVLSFFISLLEGKDALQVFDKSFLKMQDSPDEFSKLKQKVLDEDESSLTKLSKLHAVCLFWIFFSCPKDMLAACLELLGSATKEGASEQGQCFLSLVTRNVLVDEAVCLQDNVNGGSKPVTGSTDSAIRENEVDEEIMTDVIRVADVDSSIPKSCLLTLVLDKDPSLQKWMSRKSKKLLDLPTTASMEITAVLLGILGKFVPQTDLEDYQPDSDEDRSDSSIYTNRNYAVPRISEERDSIGETSGRGSHFDNGASRPMGIEMGEGGSMSHARCSTPRDSATHQITSSSMKTPFGSRSNSFEAASTKSQTVWCLDGDPAAMDIVSASTRLWVGFIPPDVPESHIRFQSERYGQIERFVFFPMKGFAFVEYRRIIDAIKARHYLPGNFPCRVRFIDTGFGTRGAMNGVAIGSSSHIYVGNISSQWAKDEILHESRKVIHKGPPALIDLSCECALLMEFETPEEATSVMLHLRQFRRERSNYNLHFGPGTVNAGIGHPYMDGSRSASAPSHPDLKVSIPTNMSHGISGSPHARTLSAGSPHARTLPVSPADSSRTRMSHLSSLLASLCTKYNINQNIGLHDHYMTGTGNSYAPSMRDEDTAPSSTLWITIPWSSSQFLTDDELMTICNLAIGGSGSILRLTQANMQMPCGWFVECSNTDGAVSVLKNLRSCPGLFFQVEFSKSGNQTAGPSSAKPEGNSMELVSPRTNSQNHSSGIHRAPPPQSNWHFPGSSNMPEVGARKTDGYDNVSLDTHQGANIQHMYSGTQGPSIPPPQQIQSAPFIRPVYAPPNGPWDPRGINNPLPANHFTPGVMPNNHLPFIPASVTPLAHIQGTPMHPYGQLMPPPVMAPPLASLPHPQLEIPPPPPPPPPPPPARLPSPPPLPQTQPPMVPPPPGSPPPPPPPPPPPLPAQEAVSMECSGQSLQYQWQGALCKSGVNYCTIYACRADSNLCKYTNATPEPSEWPTKLDMTKRTDIRHVKSTFAATPPNRREVCRLIPSSPSEHKRFQDFITYLKQRDCAGVIKIPAAKSMWARLLFILPYSPETCTLLSIAPHPSDCLIALVLPKEMNFEWA